Within Fusobacterium gonidiaformans ATCC 25563, the genomic segment AAACAAGGATACAGATACAAAGTCATTTCGAGAAAATTTAAGTGAAATTGCAAAACTAATGACTTATGAGGCAACAAAAAATTTAAAGGTAATGGAAGAAGAAGTAGAAACTCCATTGATGAAAACCACTGGATATACTTTAGAAGAAAAAGTGGCGATTGTACCTATTTTAAGAGCAGGTTTAGGGATGGTAGAGGGAATTCAATCTTTAATTCCTACAGCAAAAGTTGGACATATTGGGGTATATAGAAATGAAGAAACTTTAGAACCGGTATACTACTATTGCAAATTACCAACAGATATTGAAAAAAGAAGAGTCATTTTAGTGGATCCTATGTTAGCTACTGGTGGATCGGCAGTATATGCAATTGATTATTTAAAATCGCAAAATGTAAAAGATATTGTTTTTATGTGTTTAGTAGCGGCTCCAATAGGAATTGAAAAGTTGTTAAATAAACATCCGGATGTAGCAATTTACACTGCAAAAATCGATCAAGGATTGACAGAAAATGGATATATCTATCCAGGATTAGGAGATTGTGGAGATCGAATTTTTGGAACAAAATAGAGCAAGAACAGAAGGGGTAATGCACTACCTCTTCTTTTTTTATCTTTTGAAATTTGTTGACAAAAAAAGTAGAATATCATAAAATGAATTTAGAGAAAACAGATCGTTACAAAAATAAAGGAGGAAAGGATATGCGAAAGGTATTAAAAATTGACGGAATGGGTTGTGAACATTGTGTGAAATCTGTAAAGGAAGCATTATCTACATTAGAAGGACTTTCTTTATTAGAAGTAAAAATAGGAGAAGCAACAGTTGAAATGGCAGAAGATTATGATATGAAAAAGATCCAAGAAGCTTTAGATGATGCTGGATATGATTTACTATGAAAAAAGAAATACTAGAAATTTCAGGAATTACTTGCCAAGCATGTGTGGCTAAAATTGAAAGAAAAGTTTCTAGAATGGATGGAGTAGAGCAAGTAAATGTCAATTTATCGACTGGGATTGGGACTTTTTCTTATGATAGTGGCAAAGTAAAATTAGAAGAGATTATTGCTATGATTGAAAAATTAGGTTATGAAGGAAAAGTACCTCAAAAAGAAGATAAAGAAGCAAAAAAGAGAGAAAAAGAAGAAAGACTAAGAAAAGAGAAAAGAGAATTTCAAATTATTTTTTTCTTTTCTGTTATCGTATTTTATATTTCAATGGGAAGCATGATGGGCCTTCCTTTACCAAGAGTAATATCCATGGAGGAAAATCCGATTCTGTTTGCCTTGATGCAATTGTGTTTTAGTATTCCGGTATTGTACTTAGGAAGACATTTTTATCAAAAAGGATTGAAACAGTTATTCTTAAGAGCTCCTAATATGGATTCTTTAATAGCAGTAGGAACAGGGGCAGCTTTTTTGTATAGTCTTTACGGATTTTATCGCATTACTCAAGGAGAAATTCATTATGTACATCATTTGTATTTTGAATCTTCTGTCATGATCTTAGCTTTTATTTCATTAGGGAAGTATTTAGAGAAAAGAAGCAAGGGAAAAACCTCGGAAGCAATTCAAAAATTGATGGATATGCAAGTTGTTGTTGCTCATAAAATAGTAGGGGAAAATATTCTTTCTGTTCCTTTAGAAGAAGTAGAATTGCAAGATATTCTATTAGTGAAAGCAGGAGAAAAAATTCCTTTGGATGGAATCATTCTAGAGGGAGAATCTACCATTAATGAATCCATGTTAACAGGAGAGAGTATACCTGTTAGCAAAAAAGTCGGAGATACTGTTTATGGAGCAACAATCAATGGAGAAGCGAATTTAAAAATCAAGGTAGAAGCTGTGGGAGAGGATACTGTTATCGCAAAAATTATTCATTTAGTAGAAGATGCTCAAGGAACAAAGGCACCGATTGCGAAATTAGCAGATGAAATTTCCTTGTACTTTGTACCTGTTGTTATGATGATTGCCATCGTAGCAGCCTTATTTTGGTATTTTGTTATGGGAAAAGATTTTTTGTTTTCAATTACTATTTTTGTTTCTGTTATGGTAATTGCTTGTCCATGTTCTTTAGGGTTAGCAACACCGACAGCGATTATGGTTGGAACAGGTCGTGGAGCAGAACTCGGAGTTTTGATTAAATCCGGAGAAGCTTTACAAAAAGCACAGGAGATGACTGCCATTGTTTTTGATAAGACAGGGACGTTGACGGAAGGGAAACCTGAGTTAGAAAAGATCTTATCTTACGAATCCGGAGAATGGTTAAGAATAGCAGCTTCTTTAGAACAATATTCTGAACATCCTCTAGGAAGAGCTGTTATAGAGGCGGTTAAAAGAGAAGGACTTTCTTTCTTTGAAATCGAAAATCTCGAAATATTAGTAGGACGTGGAATATCAGGAAAAAAAGATGGGAAATCTTATTTCTTAGGAAGTCCAAAAGGAGTTTTGGAGTTTGGAGGAAGTTTAGAGAATACCGGAGAGGTTGTTTCCTATGAAGAAGAGGGAAAAACTGTCCTATATTTAGTAGAAGAAGGGAAGACAGTGGCCTCTTTTATTGTAGCAGATCAAATGAAAGAAGAAAGTAAACAAGTTTTAGAAATACTAAAAAATAAAGGCTTTTCTTTGGCAATGATTACAGGGGATAAAAAAGAAACAGCAGAAAGCATTGCAAAAAAAATAGGAATGGATACTGTTTTTGCTGAGGTAAGTCCTGAAGATAAATATTTAAAGGTAAAAGAATTACAGGAACAAGGGAAAAAAGTAATTATGGTAGGAGATGGTATCAATGATTCTCCCGCTTTGATGCAGGCAGATTTAGGGATTGCAATGGGTGGAGGAACAGACATTGCTATGGAAAGTGCTGATATTGTTTTGATGAAAAAGAACCTTTTTGGAATTTTAGATGCTTTGGATTTAAGTGAAGCAACTATGAAAAATATCAAACAAAACTTATTTTGGGCATTCTTATACAATAGCTTAGGTCTCCCATTGGCAGCGGGCGTTTTATATC encodes:
- a CDS encoding heavy-metal-associated domain-containing protein; translated protein: MRKVLKIDGMGCEHCVKSVKEALSTLEGLSLLEVKIGEATVEMAEDYDMKKIQEALDDAGYDLL
- a CDS encoding heavy metal translocating P-type ATPase; its protein translation is MKKEILEISGITCQACVAKIERKVSRMDGVEQVNVNLSTGIGTFSYDSGKVKLEEIIAMIEKLGYEGKVPQKEDKEAKKREKEERLRKEKREFQIIFFFSVIVFYISMGSMMGLPLPRVISMEENPILFALMQLCFSIPVLYLGRHFYQKGLKQLFLRAPNMDSLIAVGTGAAFLYSLYGFYRITQGEIHYVHHLYFESSVMILAFISLGKYLEKRSKGKTSEAIQKLMDMQVVVAHKIVGENILSVPLEEVELQDILLVKAGEKIPLDGIILEGESTINESMLTGESIPVSKKVGDTVYGATINGEANLKIKVEAVGEDTVIAKIIHLVEDAQGTKAPIAKLADEISLYFVPVVMMIAIVAALFWYFVMGKDFLFSITIFVSVMVIACPCSLGLATPTAIMVGTGRGAELGVLIKSGEALQKAQEMTAIVFDKTGTLTEGKPELEKILSYESGEWLRIAASLEQYSEHPLGRAVIEAVKREGLSFFEIENLEILVGRGISGKKDGKSYFLGSPKGVLEFGGSLENTGEVVSYEEEGKTVLYLVEEGKTVASFIVADQMKEESKQVLEILKNKGFSLAMITGDKKETAESIAKKIGMDTVFAEVSPEDKYLKVKELQEQGKKVIMVGDGINDSPALMQADLGIAMGGGTDIAMESADIVLMKKNLFGILDALDLSEATMKNIKQNLFWAFLYNSLGLPLAAGVLYPFTGHLLNPMIAGFAMAMSSVSVVTNALRLRYFKRG
- the upp gene encoding uracil phosphoribosyltransferase; the encoded protein is MAVIEVNHPLIQHKLTILRNKDTDTKSFRENLSEIAKLMTYEATKNLKVMEEEVETPLMKTTGYTLEEKVAIVPILRAGLGMVEGIQSLIPTAKVGHIGVYRNEETLEPVYYYCKLPTDIEKRRVILVDPMLATGGSAVYAIDYLKSQNVKDIVFMCLVAAPIGIEKLLNKHPDVAIYTAKIDQGLTENGYIYPGLGDCGDRIFGTK